The following proteins come from a genomic window of Microbacterium sp. JZ31:
- a CDS encoding MFS transporter, whose amino-acid sequence MNTSPHAPAGGGILKQPLAVWAIAFACVVSFMGIGLVDPILPAIARELHATSTETSLLFTTYLLITGGAMFFTSWLSSRIGAKRTLLIGLGVIVVFAALAGLADSVGGVIGFRAGWGLGNALFISTALAAIIGASTGGTAGAIILYEAALGIGLAIGPLLGGLLGSISWRAPFFGTAVLMAVGFTAVAALLRTPKTAPQPTALSAPFRALGNRSLRVVAFAALFYNMGFFVLLAWTPFALVPLGMDDAMTLGWIFFGWGLAVAVTSVFVAPALTARLRRTTVLMIVLPALAVVEGLMALLAGSATALIVLVVVGGLLLGIMNTVLTEVSMDATDLPRSVASSTYSGVRFLGGAIAPPLASWLGETVFDSTAAPFVVGVVVLLISAALIATGRRHLSRADGREETELETAQAISVGAD is encoded by the coding sequence GTGAACACCTCCCCCCATGCCCCCGCGGGCGGCGGCATCCTGAAGCAGCCTCTCGCCGTCTGGGCGATCGCCTTCGCGTGCGTCGTGTCCTTCATGGGCATCGGCCTCGTGGACCCGATCCTGCCCGCCATCGCCCGCGAGCTGCACGCCACGAGCACCGAGACGTCCCTGCTGTTCACGACCTATCTGCTGATCACCGGCGGCGCGATGTTCTTCACGTCCTGGCTGTCGAGCCGCATCGGGGCCAAGCGGACGCTCCTGATCGGCCTGGGCGTGATCGTCGTGTTCGCGGCGCTCGCGGGCCTCGCCGACTCCGTAGGCGGCGTGATCGGCTTCCGCGCGGGCTGGGGGCTCGGCAACGCGCTGTTCATCTCGACGGCGCTCGCGGCGATCATCGGAGCGTCGACCGGCGGCACGGCGGGCGCGATCATCCTGTACGAGGCGGCGCTGGGCATCGGCCTGGCGATCGGACCGCTGCTGGGCGGGCTGCTCGGCAGCATCTCGTGGCGCGCGCCGTTCTTCGGCACCGCCGTGCTCATGGCCGTGGGGTTCACCGCGGTCGCGGCTCTCCTGCGGACGCCGAAGACCGCGCCCCAGCCGACCGCGCTGTCCGCGCCGTTCCGCGCGCTCGGCAACCGCTCGCTGCGGGTCGTGGCGTTCGCGGCGCTGTTCTACAACATGGGGTTCTTCGTGCTGCTGGCGTGGACGCCGTTCGCCCTGGTCCCCCTCGGCATGGACGACGCCATGACGCTCGGCTGGATCTTCTTCGGCTGGGGGCTCGCGGTGGCGGTCACGTCGGTGTTCGTCGCGCCGGCCCTGACCGCGCGGCTGCGGCGCACGACCGTGCTGATGATCGTGCTGCCGGCGCTCGCGGTCGTGGAGGGGCTGATGGCCCTGCTTGCGGGGAGCGCGACCGCGCTGATCGTGCTCGTCGTGGTCGGCGGCCTGCTGCTCGGCATCATGAACACCGTCCTGACCGAGGTGTCGATGGATGCGACGGACCTGCCGCGTTCGGTGGCCTCGAGCACGTACTCGGGCGTGCGGTTCCTGGGCGGTGCGATCGCCCCGCCGCTCGCGTCATGGCTGGGCGAGACCGTGTTCGACTCGACCGCGGCGCCGTTCGTGGTGGGCGTCGTCGTGCTGCTGATCTCGGCGGCGCTCATCGCGACGGGACGCCGGCACCTGTCGCGTGCGGACGGCCGCGAGGAGACGGAGCTCGAGACCGCACAGGCGATCTCGGTCGGCGCGGACTGA
- a CDS encoding transglutaminase family protein, producing MAVTEAPAAPRSDANRAPRLESAGAQRSAPRRAPQAARGARGDLALTIGAGIATLAAMLPIARLILPTWFGGAVLTVSLVLLADYALRRAGVPALLAAAGELLVWAMCATIALGHDDSLLGLLPTFDVLGDLPRVMDLVAAEVVEGVAPMEPSREFAFVLIAAGGLLAFLVGLIVREARLPLLAALLLIGVFVIPQLAVPGDPDLLSAVILIAAILWLVRTEIRSRRPGMEAGRVASTWAAVLGIGSVVAALILAPGVPLPEPAGGGVGRTSTISASLDLGDDLRRPADVEVLRLRTDGSSPPYLRVATLTQFDGETWSPDGTPRGTLDFPPVERGLTVVERTTTVEITRLTGEYLPVPYPATEVTGLVGQWTANDLNRTVTSDTTSALGQRYVVVSQDPQTSRERARDVMPRVEGGSEDFLSHPGDGRNYSFNALALPDEAVAAEIRAQTREVIGDATNAYDALVAMQSWFRSGGGFTYSLEAPVEEGFDGSGMDAIQRFLEVRSGYCTHFASTFAVMARSLGIPARVVVGFLPGTATGDEVDDQDVYAVLGSQLHAWPETYLDGIGWVPFEPTIGLGTPTSLRSEAAPGAAPTTGPDVSQAPSPAPTASRELERDTGDASAPTGSVFDPAALLRGLAIVAGALLLLVVPAVVRAARWRMRLAAARRGDAGAAWRELQDLVIDGGLTVDESESPRVFAAHLTRDHGVPSSALDPLVAGIERASFAPTGRSEASGSAGPELASALTRARHALLPAGGERLRASLLPRSLVVRPRVTEL from the coding sequence ATGGCGGTCACTGAGGCTCCCGCAGCCCCCCGGTCGGATGCGAACCGGGCCCCGCGACTCGAGAGCGCGGGTGCGCAGCGGAGCGCTCCGCGCCGCGCGCCGCAGGCCGCGCGCGGCGCGCGCGGCGACCTCGCGCTCACGATCGGCGCGGGGATCGCGACGCTCGCCGCGATGCTGCCGATCGCGCGACTGATCCTGCCGACGTGGTTCGGAGGGGCGGTCCTGACCGTCTCGCTCGTGCTGCTGGCCGACTACGCCCTGCGGCGCGCGGGCGTTCCCGCCCTGCTCGCCGCGGCGGGCGAGCTGCTCGTGTGGGCGATGTGCGCCACGATCGCGCTCGGGCACGATGACTCCCTGCTCGGCCTGCTGCCCACCTTCGACGTGCTGGGCGATCTGCCGCGCGTCATGGATCTCGTCGCGGCGGAGGTCGTCGAGGGCGTCGCCCCCATGGAGCCCAGCCGCGAGTTCGCGTTCGTGCTGATCGCGGCCGGGGGCCTGCTCGCGTTCCTCGTCGGGCTCATCGTGCGCGAGGCGCGGCTGCCGCTGCTGGCCGCACTCCTCCTCATCGGCGTGTTCGTGATCCCGCAGCTCGCCGTGCCGGGAGACCCGGATCTGCTCTCCGCCGTGATCCTGATCGCGGCGATCCTCTGGCTCGTGCGCACGGAGATCCGCTCGCGCCGCCCCGGCATGGAGGCGGGCAGGGTCGCGTCGACGTGGGCGGCCGTGCTGGGCATCGGCTCCGTCGTCGCCGCGCTCATCCTCGCGCCGGGGGTTCCTCTTCCCGAGCCCGCCGGCGGCGGCGTCGGACGCACCTCCACGATCTCGGCCTCGCTCGACCTGGGCGACGACCTGCGCCGACCCGCCGACGTCGAGGTGCTGCGGCTGCGGACCGACGGCTCGTCGCCGCCGTATCTGCGCGTCGCCACGCTCACGCAGTTCGACGGGGAGACCTGGTCGCCCGACGGCACGCCGCGCGGCACGCTCGACTTCCCGCCGGTGGAGCGCGGCCTCACCGTCGTGGAGCGCACGACGACCGTCGAGATCACGCGCCTCACCGGCGAGTATCTGCCCGTCCCGTACCCCGCGACCGAGGTCACGGGGCTGGTCGGGCAGTGGACGGCGAACGACCTGAACCGCACGGTCACGAGCGACACGACGAGCGCGCTCGGGCAGCGCTACGTCGTGGTGTCGCAGGATCCGCAGACCTCGCGCGAGCGGGCCCGCGACGTGATGCCGCGCGTCGAGGGCGGGTCCGAGGACTTCCTCTCCCACCCCGGCGACGGCAGGAACTACTCGTTCAACGCGCTCGCGCTGCCGGACGAGGCGGTCGCGGCGGAGATCCGGGCGCAGACGCGCGAGGTGATCGGCGACGCGACGAACGCCTACGACGCGCTGGTCGCGATGCAGTCGTGGTTCCGCAGCGGCGGCGGGTTCACGTATTCGCTCGAGGCGCCGGTGGAGGAGGGCTTCGACGGATCCGGCATGGACGCGATCCAGCGGTTCCTCGAGGTCCGCAGCGGCTACTGCACGCACTTCGCGTCGACCTTCGCGGTCATGGCGCGCTCGCTGGGCATCCCCGCGCGCGTGGTCGTCGGGTTCCTGCCCGGCACCGCGACCGGAGACGAGGTCGACGACCAGGACGTGTACGCGGTGCTCGGCTCGCAGCTTCACGCATGGCCCGAGACCTACCTGGACGGCATCGGCTGGGTCCCGTTCGAGCCGACCATCGGCCTCGGCACGCCCACGTCGCTGCGTTCGGAGGCCGCGCCGGGTGCCGCGCCGACCACCGGACCGGATGTGTCGCAGGCGCCGAGCCCGGCGCCCACCGCGTCGCGCGAGCTGGAGCGCGACACAGGCGATGCGAGCGCCCCAACCGGCTCCGTGTTCGACCCCGCGGCGCTCCTGCGGGGGCTCGCGATCGTCGCGGGCGCTCTGCTGCTGCTGGTCGTGCCCGCCGTCGTCCGCGCCGCGCGCTGGCGGATGCGACTCGCCGCCGCGCGCCGGGGCGACGCCGGCGCGGCGTGGCGCGAGCTGCAGGATCTGGTGATCGACGGCGGCCTCACGGTCGACGAGAGCGAGTCGCCGCGGGTGTTCGCGGCGCACCTCACGCGCGACCACGGCGTGCCGTCGTCGGCTCTGGACCCGCTCGTGGCGGGCATCGAGCGGGCGAGCTTCGCGCCGACGGGGCGCTCCGAGGCATCCGGATCCGCGGGACCGGAGCTCGCGAGCGCGCTCACGCGGGCGCGCCACGCGCTGCTTCCCGCGGGCGGCGAGCGGCTGCGCGCGTCGCTGCTGCCGCGCTCGCTCGTCGTGCGCCCGCGCGTGACGGAACTCTGA
- a CDS encoding DUF11 domain-containing protein gives MDLRTGRTGKLRTRRRSLPRAGVAALAALMLAFTSLVALPQSAGAADTVAFESVNRSSTPLQGNPVGGRRSWNANGAILSIGNNLLSCSGANCAQTQSGQRNADNNNFAMADLDVDGLGGTRNSSSSDLNLPAGATVIWAGLYWGARLTGATNASNVTQADARTMKFRGPRDGTTYRELSAEYFFGPNTSSYNAYQGFFDITSLVQQQGSGTYWGADVAAGLGADRYAGWAMTVVYSAPGMPLRNLTVFDGFELIRQGAAGQRTVTVSGFLAPPSGNVDAQLTMLSYEGDLTLTGDYTMLNNTQLASGASPGSNFFNSTNDMNGSLTGTRNPAHRNMLGFDIKNFGVSGVIPNSATSARFTFSSNGDVYYPGAVGLAINLYAPDYSTSTKTVTNADGNSPARPGDRLTYTVTMNNTGLDAATDVVSTDPLPADTTFVPGSLRRVDPATGATIAALPDSGYDAASRTITVGLGAGSTATGGGRMACSGTASCNDDGTSRQAYAFDVTLDDDSGGTTVTNQANLGYVTETTDTPASYQTNPAAVEVAQQADVAITKEMSPDSAPAGAEVSATLTVVNEGPNPAVNTVVTDPLPEGWLDVAIAPAVEGCAIADGALRCDFGTLEDGGTRTVTLVGRTASDTSATSLSNVATVTTDSYDNVPANNVSSDTVALNTSADIVVEKAGPTDPVVPGTEVTWTITARNDGPSLARSVVLYDTLAARASATVTGASITGGTGGTCAPTGASALCSLATLAVGETATMTVTGVLSPALAAGAVAAFNSVRGAAVTPDPNLGNNADDAPLTIGEPRADIRMTKEASPDPAVPGRQITYTLRATNYGPSDAVGATITDTLPDAITGIQASSSSGTCTVEGQTVTCAGIDLQAGTAPGAPGQSITVTITGTIAAEAAGALENTAEATLPPGTIDPDPGTNTPSVTTPLVPQFDLSVAKTTGQTTVPSTGGQEFAYEFEVANTGPSVARGAVLTDDLPAELVFTDDLSGCGAGTWTITDSDARIATCALPDIAPGDSITVTLRVAAVDDIVELSPETITNVASVAAEGDMDDANNEAEFVHQGSPVVDLAVSKTAGASPATAGTALPFQIAVSRLDTEGTAPVVGATYYDLIPAGTTFVSSDAAGAAILSPGQAGYAECVAGFYGAAGAPGDESRACFTATSPTGDLDDSGADTWEFTVTVSLPPGYGEPTVSNTGVVSADYGAFAVYEPNLANNRSTAAVPTVQSADVVARELDVRVPAGQTYLGPGSRRAVHLQIGNNGPSDAVNPSFQITRTLDAYAEDWWTDDPLWECTPTTTVLQCTYDGVLIAGGTLDIDYELVIAGSVDPTVAVPASAQPTGTYAYTPVAADGWNDAFTEPTDPRDYPQAVDPGTYLDFVQVSSATPDPVSTNNRAVDEIEVESAATRLEVTKDPLPGYGTTNPDPSDPDHLAFVAGGQFGYQITARVPREEDSGYADARSVVLDDWLPVGFVPTSASSAGGLCTFTPEFPGPRYHVVCDLGTLAGYGEPAASPVTVNIVGTVDAQANLRWNTANPDGVPDDELDGAAEQVPNKAIAYPATSEEDPGTPLLDPETDCAPDDAPAAGGFIEECATASTSVDIIEQSNLRLVKTADQAVVNAGGSIGFTLTVLNQGPSDVQHALITDTFPAGLTLDPDSPALDGNPDNPDYVAADGETYPLCEDYDAKDTHVIGEGPFEDPVKPDEADPDGETWLCQVLAIGAGEQRSIHLTANVPADFDPTVAHTEDGGLERLAEALVNRANSGAVSWETDLGDNQATAPFDVARLADVAITANASTTTPAAGQLITFSGVATSNGPSDAFNTRGYTDFPAGFIPVSARVPFNDCFWESPPGTPVPPGGGNPSSFSNEWTSPLVTTTDDGAAVPTAELEGSTYDPARQYRLVCGVQGGSATAFAAGAGTSNTVMMWVPADTPTGTYTTADHIENDVPESTYANNDASVDVFVNHVSDTAVVKTLVEPSGDDIERGREATWQIKAYNFGPSVADDVTVSDNVPDNTEFVSATVPDGTCAVYEATGNTADDNPIIRCDLGTLDVSEFTDSDGDGGFDAGEEVTNDRSRIITITLRVLPDVEIGDEICNAAMIGSGSLDPNAGEATDPSDPESGDLTTAGGNNWSQDCATVVEPPATDVSIGITPPTQERRDGERADLTVTVRNNGPDLATGVTAVLETPAGYVDYSGTAIEWPDGMEQPPDGVVGSLTFDVGTLQPGEQVVYAVTGAATGEPGDVLPFTGRTAHDEPDTVEANNVDAAEITILGVPAPTPSPTPTEPGPTPTDPAPEPPAAGPGPADPGGALPPTGADIAGWVIAGVVALALGAGLFWFSRRRRDESSDAATPVDQDV, from the coding sequence ATGGATCTCCGCACCGGTCGGACCGGAAAGCTTCGCACGCGCAGGAGGAGCCTCCCCCGAGCCGGTGTCGCCGCTCTCGCGGCGCTCATGCTCGCGTTCACGAGCCTGGTCGCGCTGCCCCAGTCGGCCGGCGCCGCCGACACGGTCGCCTTCGAATCGGTGAACCGCTCTTCGACGCCACTGCAGGGCAACCCCGTGGGCGGGCGGCGTTCCTGGAACGCCAACGGCGCGATCCTGTCGATCGGGAACAACCTGCTGAGCTGCTCGGGCGCGAACTGTGCGCAGACGCAGTCCGGACAGCGCAACGCCGACAACAACAACTTCGCGATGGCCGACCTCGACGTGGACGGCCTGGGCGGCACGCGCAACTCGTCTTCATCCGATCTGAACCTGCCCGCGGGCGCCACGGTCATCTGGGCGGGTCTGTACTGGGGCGCCCGTCTGACGGGCGCCACGAACGCCTCGAACGTCACGCAGGCCGATGCGCGGACGATGAAGTTCCGCGGCCCGCGAGACGGCACCACCTACCGGGAGCTCAGCGCCGAGTACTTCTTCGGCCCCAATACGAGCAGCTACAACGCGTACCAGGGCTTCTTCGACATCACATCGCTCGTGCAGCAGCAGGGCAGCGGCACGTATTGGGGAGCGGACGTCGCGGCGGGCCTCGGAGCCGACAGGTACGCAGGGTGGGCGATGACCGTGGTCTATTCGGCGCCCGGCATGCCGTTGCGCAACCTGACGGTGTTCGACGGCTTCGAGCTCATCCGACAGGGCGCGGCCGGCCAGCGCACGGTCACGGTGTCGGGCTTCCTCGCCCCTCCGAGCGGCAACGTCGACGCGCAGCTGACGATGCTGTCGTACGAGGGCGATCTCACCCTCACCGGTGACTACACGATGCTGAACAACACTCAGCTCGCGTCGGGCGCCTCGCCCGGTTCGAACTTCTTCAACAGCACCAACGACATGAACGGCTCGCTCACCGGCACCCGTAATCCGGCTCACCGCAACATGCTCGGATTCGACATCAAGAACTTCGGTGTCTCGGGCGTGATCCCGAACAGCGCCACGAGTGCGAGATTCACGTTCTCGTCGAACGGTGACGTGTACTACCCCGGTGCCGTAGGTTTGGCGATCAACCTCTACGCTCCCGACTACTCGACCTCGACCAAGACGGTCACGAACGCGGACGGCAACAGCCCCGCTCGTCCGGGCGACCGTCTGACCTATACGGTCACCATGAACAACACGGGCCTCGATGCCGCGACCGACGTCGTCTCGACCGACCCGCTGCCGGCGGACACCACGTTCGTGCCGGGCTCGCTGCGCCGGGTGGATCCCGCGACCGGCGCCACGATCGCCGCCCTGCCCGACAGCGGCTATGACGCGGCGTCCCGCACGATCACCGTGGGGCTGGGGGCCGGATCGACGGCGACGGGCGGCGGGCGCATGGCGTGCTCGGGCACCGCTTCCTGCAACGACGACGGCACCTCGCGACAGGCCTATGCCTTCGACGTGACGCTTGACGACGACTCGGGCGGCACGACCGTGACGAACCAGGCGAACCTCGGCTACGTCACCGAGACCACGGACACGCCGGCGTCGTACCAGACGAATCCCGCAGCCGTCGAGGTCGCGCAGCAGGCCGACGTGGCGATCACGAAGGAGATGAGCCCGGATTCCGCGCCCGCAGGCGCCGAGGTCAGTGCGACCCTGACAGTGGTGAACGAGGGCCCGAACCCGGCCGTGAACACCGTGGTCACCGATCCGCTCCCCGAGGGCTGGCTCGACGTCGCGATCGCCCCCGCCGTCGAGGGCTGCGCGATCGCCGACGGCGCGCTGAGGTGCGACTTCGGCACGCTGGAGGATGGCGGCACCCGCACCGTGACGCTCGTCGGCAGGACCGCATCCGACACGAGCGCGACCTCGCTGAGCAATGTCGCGACGGTCACGACCGACTCGTACGACAACGTCCCGGCCAACAACGTCTCCTCCGACACCGTCGCGCTGAACACGTCAGCCGACATCGTCGTCGAGAAGGCGGGACCGACGGATCCGGTCGTCCCCGGCACGGAGGTGACGTGGACGATCACCGCACGCAATGACGGCCCGTCGCTCGCCCGCAGCGTGGTGCTGTACGACACGCTGGCGGCGAGGGCGTCCGCCACCGTCACCGGGGCCTCGATCACGGGCGGCACGGGTGGGACATGCGCGCCGACCGGGGCGTCCGCGCTCTGCAGCCTCGCGACCCTGGCGGTCGGCGAGACCGCGACCATGACGGTGACGGGCGTCCTCAGCCCCGCTCTCGCGGCGGGCGCCGTTGCCGCGTTCAACTCGGTGCGCGGGGCGGCCGTCACGCCCGACCCGAACCTCGGCAACAACGCCGACGACGCACCGCTGACGATCGGCGAGCCGCGCGCCGACATCCGGATGACCAAGGAGGCGTCGCCCGACCCTGCCGTGCCGGGACGGCAGATCACGTACACCCTGCGGGCGACGAACTACGGCCCGTCCGACGCCGTCGGCGCGACCATCACGGACACACTGCCGGACGCGATCACGGGAATCCAGGCGAGCTCGTCGAGCGGCACGTGCACGGTCGAGGGTCAGACCGTGACCTGCGCCGGCATCGACCTGCAGGCCGGCACGGCCCCGGGTGCGCCCGGGCAGTCCATCACGGTCACGATCACGGGCACCATCGCCGCCGAGGCGGCCGGCGCACTCGAGAACACGGCCGAGGCGACGCTGCCGCCCGGCACCATCGACCCTGATCCGGGCACGAACACCCCGAGCGTCACGACGCCCCTGGTACCGCAGTTCGATTTGAGCGTGGCGAAGACGACCGGGCAGACCACGGTCCCGTCGACCGGCGGGCAGGAGTTCGCTTACGAGTTCGAGGTCGCGAACACCGGGCCGTCGGTGGCGCGCGGCGCGGTGCTCACCGACGACCTGCCGGCCGAACTCGTGTTCACGGACGATCTCAGCGGCTGCGGCGCGGGGACCTGGACGATCACCGATTCCGACGCGCGGATCGCCACGTGCGCGCTGCCCGACATCGCTCCGGGCGACTCGATCACGGTGACCCTGCGGGTCGCGGCCGTCGACGACATCGTCGAGCTGTCGCCTGAGACGATCACCAACGTCGCGAGCGTCGCAGCCGAGGGCGACATGGACGACGCCAACAACGAGGCCGAGTTCGTGCACCAGGGCAGCCCGGTGGTCGATCTCGCCGTGTCGAAGACGGCTGGTGCGTCTCCGGCCACGGCCGGCACGGCGCTGCCCTTCCAGATCGCGGTGAGCCGCCTCGACACCGAGGGCACGGCCCCGGTCGTGGGCGCGACCTACTACGACCTGATCCCAGCCGGCACGACCTTCGTCTCGAGCGACGCCGCAGGAGCCGCGATCCTGAGCCCGGGCCAAGCCGGGTACGCCGAATGCGTGGCGGGCTTCTACGGCGCCGCGGGCGCGCCCGGCGACGAGTCGCGCGCGTGCTTCACGGCGACGAGCCCGACCGGCGATCTCGACGACAGCGGCGCCGACACGTGGGAGTTCACCGTCACCGTGAGCCTTCCGCCGGGCTACGGCGAACCGACCGTGTCGAACACCGGTGTGGTGTCGGCCGACTACGGCGCGTTCGCCGTCTACGAGCCGAACCTGGCGAACAACCGCAGCACCGCTGCCGTGCCCACCGTGCAGTCGGCCGACGTGGTCGCGCGAGAGCTCGACGTCAGGGTCCCCGCAGGCCAGACCTACCTCGGCCCCGGCTCCCGCCGCGCGGTTCACCTCCAGATCGGCAACAACGGCCCGTCCGACGCCGTGAACCCGTCGTTCCAGATCACGCGCACGCTGGATGCGTACGCCGAGGACTGGTGGACGGACGATCCGCTCTGGGAGTGCACGCCCACGACCACCGTCCTGCAGTGCACGTACGACGGGGTGCTGATCGCGGGCGGCACGCTCGACATCGACTACGAGCTCGTGATCGCGGGCTCCGTCGACCCGACGGTGGCGGTGCCCGCGTCAGCCCAGCCCACCGGCACGTACGCGTACACCCCCGTCGCGGCTGACGGCTGGAACGACGCGTTCACGGAGCCGACCGACCCGCGTGACTACCCGCAGGCAGTCGACCCTGGCACCTACCTCGACTTCGTGCAGGTGTCGTCCGCGACTCCCGACCCCGTGTCGACCAACAACCGCGCGGTCGACGAGATCGAGGTGGAGTCGGCCGCGACCCGTCTGGAGGTCACGAAGGACCCCCTGCCGGGCTACGGCACGACGAACCCCGATCCGTCGGATCCGGATCACCTCGCCTTCGTCGCGGGCGGTCAGTTCGGATACCAGATCACGGCGCGGGTTCCGCGCGAGGAGGACTCCGGCTACGCGGACGCCCGGTCGGTCGTCCTGGACGACTGGCTGCCCGTCGGGTTCGTTCCGACCAGCGCATCCTCCGCCGGTGGCCTGTGCACCTTCACGCCGGAGTTCCCCGGCCCGCGCTACCACGTGGTGTGCGACCTCGGCACCCTCGCCGGCTACGGCGAGCCCGCGGCCTCGCCCGTCACCGTCAACATCGTGGGAACCGTGGACGCGCAGGCCAATCTGAGGTGGAACACCGCGAACCCCGACGGCGTGCCGGACGACGAGCTCGACGGCGCGGCCGAGCAGGTTCCGAACAAGGCGATCGCCTACCCCGCGACGAGCGAGGAGGATCCCGGCACACCGCTTCTCGACCCCGAGACGGACTGCGCACCGGACGATGCGCCGGCCGCGGGCGGGTTCATCGAGGAGTGCGCAACGGCGTCGACGTCGGTCGACATCATCGAACAGTCGAACCTGCGGCTCGTGAAGACCGCCGATCAGGCCGTGGTGAACGCAGGCGGCTCGATCGGCTTCACCCTCACCGTCCTCAACCAGGGCCCCTCCGACGTCCAGCACGCACTGATCACGGACACGTTCCCGGCCGGCCTGACGCTGGATCCGGACAGCCCGGCCCTCGACGGCAACCCGGACAACCCGGACTATGTGGCCGCGGACGGCGAGACCTACCCGCTGTGCGAGGACTACGACGCAAAGGACACCCACGTGATCGGCGAGGGTCCGTTCGAGGACCCGGTCAAACCCGACGAAGCCGACCCCGACGGGGAGACCTGGCTGTGCCAGGTGCTCGCGATCGGAGCCGGGGAGCAGCGCTCCATCCACCTGACCGCCAATGTGCCCGCGGACTTCGATCCGACCGTCGCGCACACGGAGGACGGCGGGCTGGAGCGCCTGGCGGAGGCCCTGGTGAACCGGGCCAACTCGGGTGCGGTGAGCTGGGAGACGGACCTCGGCGACAACCAGGCGACCGCGCCGTTCGACGTGGCACGGCTCGCCGACGTGGCCATCACCGCCAACGCGAGCACCACGACCCCGGCGGCCGGTCAGCTGATCACGTTCAGCGGCGTGGCGACGAGCAACGGGCCGTCCGACGCGTTCAACACGCGCGGGTACACGGATTTCCCGGCCGGGTTCATTCCCGTCAGCGCCCGCGTGCCGTTCAACGACTGCTTCTGGGAGTCTCCACCGGGCACCCCGGTGCCGCCGGGCGGCGGCAACCCGTCGTCGTTCTCCAACGAGTGGACGAGCCCGCTGGTCACGACGACCGACGACGGCGCGGCGGTGCCGACCGCGGAGCTCGAGGGGTCGACCTACGATCCGGCGCGGCAATACCGCCTGGTCTGCGGCGTGCAGGGCGGATCCGCCACCGCGTTCGCTGCCGGAGCCGGCACGTCGAACACGGTGATGATGTGGGTCCCGGCGGACACCCCGACGGGCACCTACACGACGGCGGACCATATCGAGAACGACGTCCCCGAGTCGACGTACGCGAACAACGACGCGTCGGTGGACGTGTTCGTCAACCACGTCTCGGACACCGCGGTCGTCAAGACGCTGGTGGAGCCGTCCGGCGATGACATCGAGCGGGGCCGCGAGGCCACGTGGCAGATCAAGGCGTACAACTTCGGCCCCTCGGTCGCCGACGACGTGACCGTCTCGGACAACGTGCCGGACAACACCGAGTTCGTGTCGGCGACCGTGCCGGACGGCACGTGCGCCGTGTACGAGGCGACCGGCAACACGGCGGACGACAACCCGATCATCCGGTGCGATCTGGGCACGCTCGACGTGTCGGAGTTCACGGATTCCGACGGGGACGGCGGCTTCGACGCGGGCGAGGAGGTCACGAACGACCGGTCGCGGATCATCACGATCACGCTGCGCGTCCTCCCCGACGTCGAGATCGGCGACGAGATCTGCAACGCCGCGATGATCGGATCGGGTTCCCTGGATCCGAACGCGGGCGAGGCGACGGATCCGAGCGATCCCGAGTCCGGAGATCTCACCACGGCGGGCGGCAACAACTGGTCGCAGGACTGCGCGACGGTCGTCGAGCCGCCCGCGACCGACGTGTCGATCGGGATCACTCCCCCGACTCAGGAGCGCCGGGACGGCGAGCGGGCGGATCTGACCGTGACCGTGCGCAACAACGGGCCGGATCTCGCGACCGGCGTGACCGCGGTGCTCGAGACGCCCGCGGGCTACGTCGATTACTCCGGCACCGCGATCGAGTGGCCGGACGGCATGGAGCAGCCGCCGGACGGCGTCGTCGGCTCCCTGACGTTCGACGTCGGCACGCTGCAGCCGGGCGAGCAGGTGGTCTATGCCGTCACGGGCGCGGCCACCGGTGAGCCGGGCGATGTCCTGCCGTTCACGGGCAGGACCGCGCACGACGAGCCCGACACGGTCGAGGCGAACAACGTCGACGCGGCGGAGATCACCATCCTTGGCGTGCCGGCACCGACGCCCTCGCCCACGCCGACGGAACCCGGTCCGACGCCGACCGATCCCGCGCCAGAGCCGCCGGCTGCGGGTCCGGGACCGGCCGATCCGGGTGGTGCGCTGCCGCCGACCGGCGCGGACATCGCGGGCTGGGTGATCGCGGGGGTTGTGGCGCTCGCCCTGGGCGCCGGCCTGTTCTGGTTCTCGCGCCGCCGCCGCGACGAGTCGTCCGACGCGGCCACCCCGGTCGACCAGGACGTGTGA